From Candidatus Pedobacter colombiensis, one genomic window encodes:
- a CDS encoding 2Fe-2S iron-sulfur cluster-binding protein — protein MELMKLRIQDMKYSAGETLVLSFEVLEGKKPLYQAGQFLTFVFNINGRELRRSYSLCSSPDVDEPLAIAIKRVENGEISRLLHHKTAVGDILQALEPNGQFAYLPDKEIKRTVFLFAAGVGITPLFSIIKTALRREEYSKLVLIYSRRSVAETLFYEELNDLEQQYPGRFKIIYVSSQNKNLLTARLNVFLIEKIVKEELVFDKKDALFYTCGPIDYMVTCRIKLLEMGFDISQIKRETFVLPEDEVDEDDTTEKKVKHTNTYTVILNFKHKIYHLAVPYNKTILDAALEQKINLPYSCHAGICSTCIANCTKGGVEMDYNEVLMDDEIAAGRVLVCTGHPTEDGTTLVW, from the coding sequence ATGGAATTGATGAAACTGCGGATACAAGACATGAAATATAGTGCAGGGGAAACTCTGGTGCTCAGCTTTGAAGTATTAGAAGGCAAGAAGCCACTGTATCAGGCTGGACAGTTCTTAACGTTTGTATTTAATATTAATGGACGTGAGTTGCGCAGATCTTATTCACTTTGCAGTTCCCCGGATGTGGATGAGCCGTTGGCTATTGCGATAAAACGCGTAGAGAATGGCGAGATTTCCAGGTTACTTCATCACAAAACAGCTGTGGGGGATATACTTCAGGCCTTGGAACCCAATGGGCAATTTGCCTATCTGCCAGATAAAGAGATCAAAAGAACTGTTTTTCTCTTTGCAGCAGGGGTTGGCATTACCCCGCTTTTTTCCATCATAAAAACAGCGCTCCGTAGAGAAGAATACTCAAAGTTGGTCCTGATTTACAGCCGAAGATCTGTAGCGGAAACTCTTTTTTATGAAGAACTGAATGATTTGGAGCAACAATACCCGGGAAGATTTAAAATCATTTATGTCTCCAGTCAGAACAAGAATTTACTTACTGCCAGGTTAAATGTATTCCTGATTGAAAAGATCGTAAAGGAAGAGCTGGTTTTTGATAAGAAGGATGCCTTGTTCTATACTTGCGGACCAATAGATTATATGGTGACCTGTCGCATTAAACTGTTGGAGATGGGTTTTGATATTTCTCAGATTAAGAGAGAAACTTTTGTATTGCCGGAGGATGAGGTAGATGAAGACGATACGACAGAAAAAAAAGTAAAACATACCAATACCTATACCGTAATATTGAATTTTAAGCACAAGATTTATCATCTTGCTGTTCCTTATAACAAAACTATACTTGATGCGGCTTTAGAGCAGAAGATTAATTTGCCTTACAGCTGTCATGCCGGAATATGTAGTACCTGTATTGCAAATTGTACTAAGGGTGGCGTTGAAATGGATTATAACGAAGTGCTGATGGATGATGAGATTGCAGCCGGTAGAGTACTGGTTTGTACGGGACATCCTACAGAAGATGGGACTACATTAGTTTGGTAA